In Dickeya dianthicola NCPPB 453, the following proteins share a genomic window:
- the pyk gene encoding pyruvate kinase — MAKTRVIATIGPVSRDPEILKSLNAAGMSVARLNGSHNTLDWHKETIRLLRDTLPETPILLDIPGRKIRTLQLKHEPIFSKGNVLILTTDINYSGEQKVPVGYDKLHEKLKPGDRIFADDGTLSFSVVNVDGRDIHIRADMNGQLKSRKGINVPGIDLGQSLVTEKDKKMIDFAKDNGVDYIGISFVESKAHVEAICNLINNDTPKIVAKVENSGGIENLEEVISAADVIMIDRGDLAVETSINHVSLYQKKILKTASLAGKPTIVATEMLHSMIENPLPTKAEVSDITNAVLDGAAAVMLSGETAVGRYPVEAVSRISGISQLAEAHLSAPKVIERNDKQSDIRKTIQAITQALPLTRIIVLSRSGYSVRIASMSGSGIPVIAVGNDPETVRGWNIFPDVVGIALELTESDNPAQEVRIIHTLLERQLVSESDYVLIISVQADNTHRSGNVLRTLYIRSWLTDVAEGDLTKINEVA, encoded by the coding sequence ATGGCAAAAACACGAGTAATAGCAACGATAGGTCCTGTCTCCCGTGATCCTGAAATATTGAAATCCCTCAATGCAGCGGGGATGTCCGTGGCAAGATTGAACGGTTCCCATAACACACTTGACTGGCATAAAGAGACTATACGGCTTTTACGCGATACTCTTCCAGAAACACCAATCCTACTTGATATACCTGGGCGTAAGATCCGCACATTACAGCTAAAGCATGAGCCGATTTTCTCTAAAGGGAATGTTCTTATCCTGACGACTGACATTAACTACAGCGGTGAGCAGAAAGTACCCGTTGGTTACGATAAGTTGCATGAGAAACTAAAGCCAGGAGACAGAATTTTTGCAGATGATGGAACATTATCATTCAGTGTTGTTAATGTCGATGGGCGTGATATCCATATTCGTGCAGATATGAATGGCCAGCTCAAAAGCCGTAAAGGCATAAATGTTCCGGGTATCGATCTCGGTCAATCACTGGTGACGGAAAAAGATAAAAAAATGATCGACTTTGCTAAAGATAATGGCGTCGATTATATAGGAATCAGTTTCGTCGAAAGCAAAGCGCATGTTGAAGCAATATGTAATCTTATTAACAATGATACGCCGAAAATTGTCGCTAAAGTTGAAAATAGTGGTGGTATCGAGAATCTTGAAGAGGTTATTTCTGCCGCAGATGTAATCATGATTGACCGTGGTGATCTTGCCGTTGAAACATCAATTAACCATGTTTCTCTCTATCAGAAAAAAATTCTAAAAACAGCTAGTCTTGCAGGTAAACCCACTATCGTAGCAACAGAGATGTTGCACAGTATGATCGAAAATCCATTGCCAACCAAAGCAGAGGTCAGCGATATAACTAATGCAGTCCTTGATGGTGCTGCCGCTGTCATGTTGTCAGGTGAAACCGCTGTGGGACGTTATCCTGTCGAAGCCGTCTCTCGAATCTCTGGAATATCCCAACTTGCAGAGGCTCATCTCTCCGCCCCCAAAGTGATTGAGCGTAATGACAAGCAAAGCGATATTCGTAAAACAATACAGGCAATTACTCAAGCTCTGCCTTTGACCAGAATTATTGTGCTCTCCCGCTCCGGATACAGTGTGCGCATTGCGTCAATGTCAGGATCCGGTATTCCAGTGATTGCGGTTGGAAACGACCCTGAGACGGTACGTGGCTGGAATATTTTTCCCGATGTCGTTGGTATTGCACTTGAGCTCACAGAATCAGACAATCCGGCTCAAGAGGTAAGGATCATCCATACATTACTTGAACGCCAATTGGTGAGTGAAAGTGATTATGTTCTCATTATCAGTGTGCAGGCAGACAACACACATCGTAGTGGAAATGTACTTCGTACATTATATATTCGCTCATGGTTAACTGATGTTGCTGAAGGCGATCTGACTAAAATAAACGAGGTGGCCTGA
- a CDS encoding PTS sugar transporter subunit IIB yields MKKIFLCCAAGMSTSMVMNKMKQAAVAKDIEVQIVAVSMDEFDSLLPQYDCCLLGPQIKYKFDEFKKKADAAGKKIAVINNMDYGMMRGDKILADALAMLD; encoded by the coding sequence ATGAAAAAAATATTTCTTTGCTGTGCTGCGGGAATGTCAACTAGTATGGTGATGAATAAGATGAAACAAGCAGCCGTGGCTAAAGATATTGAGGTTCAGATTGTTGCTGTATCAATGGATGAATTCGATAGTCTCTTACCACAATACGATTGCTGTTTGTTAGGCCCTCAAATTAAATACAAATTTGATGAATTCAAGAAAAAGGCAGATGCAGCCGGTAAAAAAATAGCGGTTATTAATAACATGGACTATGGAATGATGCGCGGGGATAAGATTCTGGCCGATGCATTAGCAATGCTTGATTAA
- a CDS encoding alpha/beta hydrolase, whose translation MMKKRALILLSLFSLSCLAEAKSMESKVIDIKMTIPPVRMESDITYSLTYNNMGRPIQLSMDLLQPYSPKPLPTVLFITGGGFMDAPKSKFIGQRVDMARAGYVVASINYRVVPMVTFPGMLEDVKTAVRYLRANAEKFGIDPNRIAVMGESAGGYLAALMATTNGMREFDKGEYLDQQSDVQAAVDLYGLSDLTNVGADFSDEIKDAHKSPAIPEAMLVHGIPWQGGGSILSDLNKAKKANPITYISKKTPPFLIMHGDADNVVSPSQTKILHEALVSQGIESTRYVVKGADHAGFLWYQPEIMDIVIKFLDKNLKDKK comes from the coding sequence ATGATGAAAAAACGTGCATTAATTTTGCTTTCTCTTTTCTCTTTGTCTTGTTTGGCAGAGGCTAAATCAATGGAAAGCAAAGTGATTGATATAAAAATGACTATACCACCAGTCAGAATGGAATCTGATATCACTTATTCTCTTACCTATAATAATATGGGCAGGCCCATACAATTATCTATGGATTTACTTCAACCATATTCACCTAAACCATTACCGACAGTTTTATTTATTACTGGTGGGGGGTTTATGGATGCACCTAAATCTAAATTCATTGGTCAGCGTGTTGATATGGCAAGAGCCGGTTATGTTGTAGCCAGTATCAACTATCGGGTTGTGCCAATGGTGACATTTCCCGGCATGCTTGAAGATGTAAAAACTGCGGTGAGATATCTACGAGCCAATGCAGAAAAATTTGGTATAGACCCAAATAGAATTGCCGTGATGGGCGAATCTGCAGGGGGATATCTGGCTGCATTGATGGCGACCACTAACGGTATGCGAGAGTTTGATAAAGGTGAATACCTGGATCAACAGAGTGATGTCCAGGCTGCGGTTGACCTATATGGTTTATCTGATTTAACCAATGTTGGTGCTGATTTTTCAGATGAAATAAAGGACGCGCATAAGTCTCCGGCTATTCCCGAAGCAATGCTCGTACATGGTATTCCCTGGCAAGGTGGCGGTTCGATTCTAAGTGATTTGAATAAAGCCAAAAAAGCAAATCCGATAACCTATATTTCAAAGAAAACGCCACCCTTTTTGATCATGCATGGCGATGCCGATAACGTGGTATCACCAAGTCAAACTAAGATTTTGCATGAAGCTCTGGTATCACAGGGTATCGAGTCTACCCGATATGTTGTCAAGGGGGCTGATCATGCTGGTTTTTTATGGTATCAGCCGGAAATTATGGATATCGTAATTAAATTCCTTGATAAAAATCTTAAAGATAAAAAATAG
- a CDS encoding PTS lactose/cellobiose transporter subunit IIA: MDMESTVMELIINAGEARSCAMQALRAAKQGDWAEVDAQLAESSAASKRAHGVQTMLIGMDEGCGKIPVNLVMVHAQDHIMTSMLAREIIEELINVHRQLQTKSV, from the coding sequence ATGGATATGGAATCAACGGTTATGGAGTTGATCATCAATGCGGGTGAGGCTCGTAGTTGTGCTATGCAGGCTCTGCGTGCAGCAAAACAAGGTGATTGGGCAGAAGTTGATGCTCAGTTGGCAGAGTCTTCTGCAGCATCGAAACGTGCGCATGGTGTGCAAACCATGCTAATAGGTATGGATGAAGGATGTGGAAAAATACCGGTCAATTTGGTTATGGTTCATGCACAAGACCACATTATGACATCAATGCTGGCGCGTGAAATAATAGAAGAATTGATCAATGTTCACCGGCAGTTACAAACCAAATCTGTGTAA